The DNA region GCGCGCCGGTTGAAGGCGGCCCAGGCCGGAGCGTGCGTGAGCGACGGGTCCTTGGCGAACCGGCCGAGCTCCTCGACGCTGCGCCAGTACTGCAACGTCATCAGCACCCTCCCCGACCAGTAGCTGCGCGCCGAGAGCAGGCCGAGATCCGGGTTCTTGGCGAGCTCGGCGAGCATCCGCGGCATCGCGACGAACACCGGGAACCAGCTGCGCACCTTGCGCCAGCGATTGACGCGCATCCCGATCAGGAACACGACGACCTCGCCGGTGCCGACATCGGCGACGCGGTGGCCCGGCGCGACGCCGCTCGGCACGTTCTTCGGAGCCTCTCGGTAGGCCCGCGCGATCTTGGACATGCCCGTCTCCTCACTAGATAGCGACAGTATCTAGTCTAGGATAGTGCTCCTATCCAGCAGGGCTGTCAACCACTTTCAACGGAGGAACCATGCGGATCTCCGAGCTCGCCGACTCGACCGGCGTGAGCGTCGCGACGATCAAGTACTACCTGCGCGAAGGCCTCCTCTCCCCCGGCAGAAAGCTCTCCGAGCGCCTGGCCGACTACGACGACCAGCACGTACGCCGCCTCCGCCTGCTCCGGGTGCTGCGCGACGTCGGCGCCGTCCCGGTCGGAGCGCTCAAGGCACTGGTCGACGCCACCCAGGACCGCAGCGCGTCGGTGCACGACATGTTCGGCGAGGCCTGCGACGCGCTCCGCACGGAGACGACGGTCCCCGAGACGAGCGACGCCCACCTCCGCGAGCTCGCCGACCAGATCGTCGAGCGGGCGGGGTGGACGAAGGTCAGGCCCGACGCCCCCGAGCGAGACCATCTCGCCGGCATCATCAGCGTCATCCTCGACAGCGGCCTTCCCACCGACCCCGAGGGCGCGGCGACCTACCTGCCTCTCGTGGACGCGATCGCCGCCTACGAGCTCGACCAGATCGACGCCACCCAGGACCGCGAGGCCATGATGGAGCAGATGGTGCTGGGCCAGGTCGTCCTCGGGGAGTTCCTGCTCTGCCTGCGCCGGCTGGCGCACGAGCACCACAGCGCCCTGCGGTTCGCCGGACGCCGCTGACCTAGCCCACCCGGATCTGCAGCCGTTCGCGGGCAGGGATCCGCGGGTAGGTGCTCCCGCGCTCGACCACGCTCCAGGAGGCACCGGCGAAGATCTCCACGGTGGCCGAGATCATCGCGATCGTCGAAGGCTCACCCGGACACCGGTGACCCTCCGCCGGGTCTCCCCCGCCCTGCGGCACGAGCTCGAAGGCGTCGACGTCGCGACCGACGAACCGCTCGGCCGAGAAGGTGTAGGGGGCGGACCACGATCCCGGGTCCAGGTTGGTCCCGGGCACGTCGAGGACGACCCGCTGTCCCGGGGAGACGATCTCGCCGTCCCAGTCGGCATGCTGCCGGGCGATGCCGGCGAGCGCGGGGACGAACGGGAAGACGCGGCGTACCTCCTGGGTGAAGGCGTGCCGCCGCGAGGGATCCTCGGCGAGCACCGGGCGCAGCCCCGGCTCGTCGTCGAGGGTCTGGACGGCGAAGGTGCCGAGGTAGGCCACGGCGACGGCGGGACGGAGCACGTTGAGCAGCTCGACCGCGGCCACCGGGACCGGCAGCAGGTCGTCGTGCGGGTCCCGCCAGGCGGCGATGACCTCCACGGGCGTCGAGGGCGGGGTCCGGGCCGCGCGTGCCTCGCGGATCAGAGCCCGCGCCCAGCGGTTGGCCCACAGCCGGGCCGCCCAGGCCGTCGGGTAGGACGAGCCGGAGAAGCCGAACCCGTCGACGATCGCGGCCAGGCGCCGCCCGACCCGGTCGGGGTTGCGCACCGAGATGCCGGCCCACTCCAGGACCGCCCGGGCGTAGGCCTCCGACAGCAGGGTGAACATCTCCACCGTCTCGCCGCGACGTTCGCCCAGGGCCGAGCGGAGGTGGCGGCGTACGAGATCGTGGAGGGTCGTGTCGGCGTCGTCGAGCAGGTCGAGGAAGTGCGCCTTGCGGTGCAGGTGCTCGGCGCCGTCGAGGCCGTGGACGGCGCCACGGCCGAAGAGCAGAGCGGCCAGCGGGGCCGGCACCGCACCGGTGCGCCGGATGAGCGAGGGATCGTAGAAGCGACGTACGGAGGCGGGACCGCTCACCACCAGCGCGTCGTTCCCGAGGAGCTTGACGGGGCAGGCCGGAGGGTCGCCGGCTCGCCGTCGGGCGTCGGGAATCGCGTGGTAGCCGTGGCGAAGCAGGTCCGTGGCGAGATCGCGGGTCATCCGGATCGCCGTCAGGAGCCGCTGGTGACCCGGTCGCTCACCCCGGTCACACCGACTTCGTGGGCGCAGTGGGCACAGCAGAACATGTGCTGCTCGTTCTGCACCCCGTGTCCGAGGATGCGGGTGCCGCAGTTGACGCACACCGGCGCGATCACCGACACCGCACACTCGATCGAGTCGAAGACATGCTGCTCACCCGAGGCTGTGGTCACCTCGAAGC from Nocardioides luteus includes:
- a CDS encoding MerR family transcriptional regulator gives rise to the protein MRISELADSTGVSVATIKYYLREGLLSPGRKLSERLADYDDQHVRRLRLLRVLRDVGAVPVGALKALVDATQDRSASVHDMFGEACDALRTETTVPETSDAHLRELADQIVERAGWTKVRPDAPERDHLAGIISVILDSGLPTDPEGAATYLPLVDAIAAYELDQIDATQDREAMMEQMVLGQVVLGEFLLCLRRLAHEHHSALRFAGRR
- a CDS encoding cytochrome P450, which produces MTRDLATDLLRHGYHAIPDARRRAGDPPACPVKLLGNDALVVSGPASVRRFYDPSLIRRTGAVPAPLAALLFGRGAVHGLDGAEHLHRKAHFLDLLDDADTTLHDLVRRHLRSALGERRGETVEMFTLLSEAYARAVLEWAGISVRNPDRVGRRLAAIVDGFGFSGSSYPTAWAARLWANRWARALIREARAARTPPSTPVEVIAAWRDPHDDLLPVPVAAVELLNVLRPAVAVAYLGTFAVQTLDDEPGLRPVLAEDPSRRHAFTQEVRRVFPFVPALAGIARQHADWDGEIVSPGQRVVLDVPGTNLDPGSWSAPYTFSAERFVGRDVDAFELVPQGGGDPAEGHRCPGEPSTIAMISATVEIFAGASWSVVERGSTYPRIPARERLQIRVG
- a CDS encoding DUF4188 domain-containing protein: MSKIARAYREAPKNVPSGVAPGHRVADVGTGEVVVFLIGMRVNRWRKVRSWFPVFVAMPRMLAELAKNPDLGLLSARSYWSGRVLMTLQYWRSVEELGRFAKDPSLTHAPAWAAFNRRAASTGDIGIWHETYRVPADQVETLYGNMPTFGLGAALGVVERAGGRRNATHERMGSTRPEYVETT